The following are encoded together in the Thermomonas brevis genome:
- a CDS encoding CBU_0592 family membrane protein produces the protein MNLEWYDWVGIAGTLVVLGAFFLLQAGRIHGNRPIYQLLNLFGSLGILVSLWGKFNVSVFLLETAWAAISLYGIARSFKAKAGGNTPA, from the coding sequence ATGAATCTCGAGTGGTACGACTGGGTCGGCATCGCCGGCACGCTGGTGGTGTTGGGCGCGTTCTTCCTGCTGCAGGCCGGGCGCATCCACGGCAACCGGCCGATCTATCAGTTGCTCAACCTGTTCGGCTCGCTGGGCATCCTGGTGTCGCTGTGGGGCAAGTTCAACGTCTCGGTGTTCCTGCTGGAAACCGCCTGGGCGGCGATCAGCCTCTACGGCATCGCGCGTTCGTTCAAGGCGAAGGCGGGCGGCAACACGCCGGCCTGA
- the sugE gene encoding quaternary ammonium compound efflux SMR transporter SugE, protein MNWMILVLAGLFEIGWAIGLKYTEGFTRLWPTLGTVASMAISVGLLGVAMKSLPLGTAYAVWVGVGAVGTAILGIVLLGEPANPGRLVSLGLIVAGIVGLKLATAAPAVAG, encoded by the coding sequence ATGAACTGGATGATCCTGGTGCTGGCCGGCCTGTTCGAGATCGGCTGGGCCATCGGCCTGAAATACACGGAGGGCTTCACCCGGCTGTGGCCGACGCTGGGCACGGTCGCGTCGATGGCGATCAGCGTGGGCCTGCTCGGCGTGGCGATGAAATCGCTGCCGCTCGGTACCGCTTACGCGGTCTGGGTCGGCGTCGGCGCGGTCGGTACCGCGATCCTCGGCATCGTGCTGCTGGGCGAGCCGGCCAATCCGGGGCGGCTGGTCAGCCTGGGGCTGATCGTGGCCGGCATCGTCGGATTGAAGCTGGCCACCGCCGCGCCGGCCGTGGCCGGCTGA
- the rnt gene encoding ribonuclease T, whose amino-acid sequence MTDAQDTPAIVPMAERFRGYLPVVVDVETGGFDWNRHALLEIAAVPIELDEAGRYVPGEVAHAHIAPAPGTSIDPKSLEVTGIKIGHPLRGEVDERTGLDTIFAPVRAAVKKHGCQRAILVGHNAHFDLNFLNAAVARVQHKRNPFHPFSVFDTVTMAGLAYGQTVLARAAMAAGLGWDPNEAHSAVYDTEQTARLFCAIANRWRAV is encoded by the coding sequence ATGACAGACGCGCAGGACACCCCCGCCATCGTGCCGATGGCCGAACGCTTCCGTGGCTACCTGCCGGTGGTCGTCGACGTGGAAACCGGTGGCTTCGACTGGAACAGGCATGCGCTGCTGGAGATCGCGGCGGTGCCGATCGAACTGGACGAAGCCGGCCGCTACGTGCCCGGCGAAGTCGCCCACGCGCACATCGCCCCCGCGCCCGGCACCAGCATCGACCCGAAGTCGCTGGAGGTCACCGGCATCAAGATCGGCCACCCGCTGCGCGGCGAGGTGGACGAACGCACCGGGCTGGACACGATCTTCGCGCCGGTGCGCGCGGCGGTGAAGAAGCATGGCTGCCAGCGCGCGATCCTGGTGGGCCACAACGCCCACTTCGACCTCAACTTCCTCAACGCCGCGGTCGCCCGCGTGCAGCACAAGCGCAATCCGTTCCATCCCTTCAGCGTGTTCGACACGGTGACGATGGCCGGCCTGGCCTACGGCCAGACCGTGCTGGCGCGCGCGGCGATGGCCGCGGGCCTGGGCTGGGACCCGAACGAAGCGCACTCGGCCGTCTACGACACCGAGCAGACCGCCAGGCTGTTCTGCGCCATCGCCAACCGCTGGCGAGCCGTTTGA
- a CDS encoding DNA-binding domain-containing protein, whose translation MTSLHDQLHALAAHVRDPAAHAGPPGIEDRRLNVYRELVFNNLDGLLAGNFPVIRQTLGDAEWHALLRRFLAVHRSGTPLFTRLGLEFVAFLDAEADDTRPWLAELAHYEWAELGLQLSDATSKPCDPHGDLLAGIPALSPLAWPLAYRWPVHRIGPAFQPTEPPPEPTLVLLRREDDGRVRFSTLSPLLFRLLERIGENGGRSGRELLRQLADEAGQTDIDGFLREAAPMLQRLRDEGVLSGTLC comes from the coding sequence ATGACCTCGCTGCACGATCAGCTGCACGCGCTGGCCGCGCACGTGCGCGATCCCGCCGCGCATGCCGGGCCGCCCGGCATCGAGGACCGGCGGCTGAACGTCTACCGCGAGCTGGTGTTCAACAACCTCGACGGCCTGCTGGCCGGCAACTTCCCGGTGATCCGCCAGACGCTGGGCGACGCCGAATGGCACGCACTGCTGCGCCGCTTCCTCGCCGTCCATCGCAGCGGCACGCCGCTGTTCACCCGGCTCGGGCTGGAGTTCGTCGCCTTCCTCGACGCCGAAGCGGACGACACGCGCCCATGGCTGGCGGAACTGGCGCACTACGAATGGGCCGAGCTCGGCCTGCAGCTCAGCGACGCCACATCGAAGCCCTGCGATCCGCACGGCGACCTGCTGGCCGGCATTCCCGCGCTGTCGCCGCTGGCCTGGCCGCTGGCCTACCGCTGGCCGGTGCACCGCATCGGCCCCGCGTTCCAGCCGACGGAGCCGCCGCCGGAGCCGACGCTGGTGCTGCTGCGCCGCGAGGACGACGGCCGCGTCCGCTTCTCCACGCTGTCGCCGCTGCTGTTCCGGCTGCTGGAACGCATCGGCGAAAACGGCGGGCGCAGCGGCCGCGAGCTGCTGCGACAACTGGCCGACGAAGCCGGGCAAACCGACATCGACGGCTTCCTGCGCGAAGCCGCACCGATGCTGCAGCGGCTGCGCGACGAGGGCGTGCTGTCGGGAACCCTCTGCTAG
- a CDS encoding DUF692 domain-containing protein has protein sequence MADALPRRSAGLGLRRALLDQLIEAPAGAFDFLECAPDNWIGVGGALGEKLEALSSRHPLSCHGLSLSLGGPDPLDAGFLRQTRDFLDRHRAALYSEHLSYCSADGHLYDLLPLPFTFDAVRHVAGRIAQVQDALGRRIAIENVSYYAAPYRALGEVEFIGAILREADCDLLLDVNNVFVNAINHGYDARAFIEAMPGERIASYHVAGHYDEADDLKIDTHGAAVKDDVWTLLAHAYATHGVRPTLLERDFNFPPLPALLAEVERIRALQAKAP, from the coding sequence GTGGCTGACGCCCTGCCCCGGCGCAGCGCGGGCCTCGGCCTGCGCCGCGCACTGCTGGACCAGCTGATCGAGGCGCCTGCGGGCGCCTTCGATTTTCTGGAGTGCGCGCCGGACAACTGGATCGGCGTGGGCGGCGCGCTGGGCGAGAAGCTCGAGGCGCTGTCGTCGCGGCATCCGCTGAGCTGCCACGGCCTGTCGCTGTCGCTGGGCGGCCCCGATCCGCTGGACGCCGGCTTCCTGCGCCAGACCCGCGATTTCCTCGACCGCCACCGCGCCGCGCTCTACAGCGAGCACCTGAGCTATTGCAGCGCGGACGGCCATCTCTACGACCTGCTGCCGCTGCCGTTCACCTTTGATGCCGTGCGCCACGTCGCCGGCCGCATCGCGCAGGTGCAGGACGCGCTGGGCCGGCGCATCGCCATCGAGAACGTCAGCTACTACGCCGCGCCGTACCGGGCGCTGGGCGAGGTCGAGTTCATCGGCGCCATCCTGCGCGAAGCCGACTGCGACCTGCTGCTGGACGTCAACAACGTCTTCGTCAACGCGATCAACCACGGCTACGACGCGCGCGCCTTCATCGAGGCGATGCCGGGCGAACGCATCGCCAGCTACCACGTCGCCGGCCATTACGACGAAGCCGACGACCTGAAGATCGACACCCACGGCGCGGCGGTGAAGGACGACGTGTGGACGCTGCTGGCGCACGCCTACGCCACTCACGGCGTGCGCCCCACCCTGCTGGAACGCGACTTCAACTTCCCGCCGCTGCCCGCGCTGCTGGCGGAGGTCGAACGCATCCGCGCGCTCCAGGCGAAAGCGCCATGA